The region CAGCTTACGGTTTGCTTCCCCGGCAACACCCCCTCCTTTGGAGGGGGTGTTTTCATTCCGGTCGCCGCAAGCCAGCGCGAACTGGCGCGGCACCCAGCCTCCGTTCAGAAAAAAACCTCGAAAGAACCGGAATGCGCAAGTTTCGCCGCTCCGCACCCTTACAGGATCCTCGCCGACAAAATCCAGAAACTTGGTGGCATTTCTCAAAACACCACTTCCCTTCCGCCCCCCTGTCTGGTAAAAACCTCCCCTGAGAGACGACTTTCGCGGTCCAAGGTTCGCTCATGGCCTGTTTCCAAACCGCCGGCCACGGGTGAGACGGCAAGCCGCGATTCAAGAGGTGCTGCCCGCAAGGGCAGAAAGAGAGAGACACATGAAGCTCAATGGGTTGATGCTGGTTGCTGGTCTGGTGGTCGCGTCGGGGGTGACGACTGCTCGGGCCGATGTTCCCTGGAACGTCCCCAACGGCAGCAACACCGTGCTCTCCTGGCAGAACGGGCGCAGCGATAACGGCCTGTTCGGAAGCAACGTGACCGTCATCGGTGACACGTTCTTCTTCGTCACCAACGAGAACTTCGACGCCGCCGCGTCCAACGGCGGCCAGATCACCAAGAGCGACACGCTCCGCGTGACCGTGCACGCTCAGCCCGGCCGGTTCTTCACCGAGGTGATCTTCGCCTCGCAGGGCAACTACTACGTCTACGGCTCCAACTCGTCGGTCGACGTGCAGGGCAACCTCACGATCAACGACCGCAACTCCCCCCGCACCGTCAGCGACGCGTTCTCGACGGTCGTCGCCCCCGACGCGGGCTCGGCCGGCAACGCTACCACCATGCCCGTCGTGGGCATGGACGCTGACCAGTACGGCACCTGGTACGGCGGCTCCACGGTCGACTTCTCGCTCTTCGGCTTCCCGCCGGTGACCAGCCTCGACCTCATCTTCACCAACACCATCATCGCCATCTCCGCCCCGGGCGAGACGGCCTCCATCATCACCCTGCCGAACACGCAGGGCTCCTTCTCTCTGAGCATCGTCCCGGCCCCCTCGGCCGCAGCGCTCCTCGGCCTCGCCGGTCTCGGCCTGGCCAGCCGCCGCCGCCGCTGATCCTGTCGCCCTTGGCGAAACCCGCTTGCTGACGGCGGGGTTCGCTCTTGCTCAAACCCGTTTGTTCTCGGAACACCTGTAGACGGATGGAGAGAAGAGAGATGAACGCAATCGTCAGGCTGGCCGGCGTCGCGGTGGTGGCCTTCACCATCGCCCCCGCGGCCCACGCCATCGTCCAATGGACCAACCCGTCGGGCACCGCGCTCGACTTCACCTGGTCCAACGGTTACACCAACAGCGGCTACTTCGGCAACCCGGTCATCGCCGGCAATACATTCATCTTCACGCCCTCCAACTTTGGCGCCACCTTCAACAGCCCGAAGACCGACACCCTCCAGGTCACCATCGCCGCCATCAACGGCCCGATCACCGGCGTGATCATCCGCGAGTTCGGCAACCGCTCCCACACGAGCGGCAACGTGATCAGCGGCAGCCTCTTCGTCCGCGACCTCAACGTCCCGGACTTCCCGCAGTTCCAAGACCCGCTCGTCGTCACGAACGGCACGGGCTCGCCC is a window of Phycisphaerales bacterium DNA encoding:
- a CDS encoding PEP-CTERM sorting domain-containing protein (PEP-CTERM proteins occur, often in large numbers, in the proteomes of bacteria that also encode an exosortase, a predicted intramembrane cysteine proteinase. The presence of a PEP-CTERM domain at a protein's C-terminus predicts cleavage within the sorting domain, followed by covalent anchoring to some some component of the (usually Gram-negative) cell surface. Many PEP-CTERM proteins exhibit an unusual sequence composition that includes large numbers of potential glycosylation sites. Expression of one such protein has been shown restore the ability of a bacterium to form floc, a type of biofilm.) — its product is MKLNGLMLVAGLVVASGVTTARADVPWNVPNGSNTVLSWQNGRSDNGLFGSNVTVIGDTFFFVTNENFDAAASNGGQITKSDTLRVTVHAQPGRFFTEVIFASQGNYYVYGSNSSVDVQGNLTINDRNSPRTVSDAFSTVVAPDAGSAGNATTMPVVGMDADQYGTWYGGSTVDFSLFGFPPVTSLDLIFTNTIIAISAPGETASIITLPNTQGSFSLSIVPAPSAAALLGLAGLGLASRRRR